One Bacillus sp. (in: firmicutes) genomic window, ATCCCCATTTTATTTCACCTTTTCTAATAGAATTTAAATCAATATATGACAATATTGAGTCATTTATACGGACAACCTTTGTCTTCAATTGCATATTGGTTTTTACCTTTCGCATATATTTGAAATAAAGAACAATTTCAAGTCGTATTTATATTTCCTCAGAACAAAGAAATTCAAACACCAAAGGAGGAGGAAGATGACCCACCCTATCTTGGAAAAGTATTTTTCCATAAAAGGAGCCCAACCTGTTCATTGGAAAGATGGGTATGAGACGTATATATATAACGGTTTTCTATATAGTATTGTGATGGTTACACATGTGGAACAAGAAACAATGGAAGAATTATACGAAATGTCGGAACACCTAGTGAAAGAAGGGGATCGTTATGTTGCCACGTTCGTATTATCAAAACAAAATAAATTTTTAGTCACTGAAAAAGATCAAGATTTCGTCTTATTGAAAGCGCCGTTGCGCTATGCTCCATCTCACGTACGTTTTGGAAGAAAATTAGGGAAGCTTCATCGCATGGGTCGTTCCATTCAAAAAACAATTACAGCCACTAGTCGTATGGGACAATGGAAAGATCTCTGGAGCAAAAGGCTACAGCAAATGGAAAACGTTTGGAACGAAATGGTGCGTGAACATCCCAATACTCCGTTTACGAAATACTTTGTCGAATCGTTTCCGTATTATTTAGGATTAACCGAAACAGCCATTCAATATTTAGTCGATACGGAAATTGATGATAAACCTCTTGCTCAAGATGCCGGCACGATATGTCACGAGCACTTTTATGATGACGCATGGGGTAAAAAGTATTGGATCCATCATCCATTTGATTGGGTATTTGACCATGCAAGTAGAGATTTGTCCGAATGGGTGAGAGGAAAGTACTTTCGGTTTACGTCTACTTTTCATCCGGATGTCGAACAGTTTTTTGGAGAATATCAAACAGTAAATTCTTTGTCGTCCTTTTCATGGCGACTATTATATGCACGTCTATTGTTTCCGCTTCATTACTTTGAATGCATTGAAGAATATTTTTTAGTGGCGTCAGAACAAAAACAAAAGCAATTAGAAGAACAATTAGAAAAATGTTTACGTTATTCAACGGATTATGAGCGCTTTTTATCATCATTTTATCATGTGGCCCGCGTCCCTTTACGAAAGTATAAGATTCCGACAATCAAGTGGCTTGGAAAGCCTGTATTATAGTGATTATTCTTATGCTACAATAAAGAAAAAAAGAAAAGGGTCGAAGCAACATGACAAAACCATACGTTTTTATCACACGCAAATTACCAGATGAAGTAGTCGAACCGTTATCAACATTAGCTCATATCGAAATGTGGCCATCGGAAGACGAAGTTGTACCTAGAGACCTTTTATTAGAACAAGCCGCTCAAGCGAATGGATTGCTCACGATGCTCTCCGACCAAATCGATGAAGAGTTGTTCGAGAAAGCTCCGAAATTACAAGTGGTTGCTAATTTAGCTGTAGGATATGACAACATTGATGTCATAGCAGCACGAAAAAGAGGAATTATCGTTTGTAATACTCCGGATGTGTTGACCGAAACAACTGCTGACTTAACATTTGCTCTTCTTATGACGACTGCAAGAAGAATCGTGGAAGCGGACCGGTACGTACGAGAAGGACATTGGAAAAGTTGGTCACCGTTATTACTTGCTGGGACCGATATTCACCATAAAACGATTGGGATTTTTGGTATGGGGAAAATTGGCGAAGCGGTTGCGCATCGGGCGAAAGGTTTTCATATGAATATTCTTTATCATAACCGTAAGCGGAATGAACAAGCTGAACAACAACTTGGAGCGATCTACTGTTCCTTTGAAGAGTTATTATCGGAATCGGATTTTGTGGTTTGTCTGGCGCCACTCACGGAGCAAACGAAAGGAATGTTTAATTATGATGCGTTCCGTCGGATGAAACGTTCAGCTATTTTTATTAACGCGGGGCGTGGTCCGATTGTCGTAGAACAAGATTTAATCCGCGCGTTAGAAGAGAAAGAAATTCGTGGGGCAGGATTAGACGTGTTTGAAAAAGAACCTATTGATGAACATCATCCGTTGTTATCTTTCCCAACTGTAGTTGCCCTCCCACATATCGGAAGTGCTACAGAGGAAACTCGTTATGGTATGATGCAATTGGCCGTTGAAAATATCATGGCTGTTTTATCAGGAAAATCGCCTAAAACGCCTGTGAAATAAAAAAATGATCGGGATCTACCCGATCATTTTTTATATTAGAATACTTGTTCTACTTCAACGACGCCAGGAACTTCTTCAAGAAGAGCGCGTTCAATACCAGCTTTTAACGTAATAGTGGAGCTTGGGCAGCTACCACATGCACCTAAAAGGCGAAGTTTGACGACACCGTCTTCTACGTCAACAAGCTCACAGTCTCCTCCGTCGCGAAGTAGGAATGGGCGTAATTTATCTAATACTTCTTGTACTTGTTCTTTCATTGTTTGATCAGACATTACTATCGACTCCTTTCCTTATTACCATTATAATGACATTTCACAAAAAAATCTATTGAAGAATTAAGAAGTACGCTATTACCCAAAACCCTTCTTCATATGTTTAGAAATTTAGCACACTTTCATGTACAATATTAGTGAATCAACAAAGGGGGAAACGAAATGGAAAAAGTAGCTGAAATTGTCGTTTATGGGGCCGAACAAGTTTGCCCTAGCTGTGTGAACTTACCTTCATCCAAAGAAACCTATGAATGGTTAGAGGCTGCCATATCACGTAAATTTCCAAATCAGCCGTTTACGATAAAGTATGTTGATATTTTTCAACCTCCAGAAGATGAAGAAATGAAAGCTTTTGCGATACGAGTGATTGAAGAAGATTTATTTTATCCCGTAGTTGTCATTGAAGGGGAAATTGTGGGAGAAGGTAATCCGAAGCTAAAGACGATATATGCCAAATTAGAAAAATACGGATATCGCGCGGAATAAAAAATTTCTAAAGGAAAAAATAAAAAGAACAAGAGCTATCGTTTCCAGTAACGGAGACGCTAGCTCTTTTTTGATTATCCGTTATGATATTTGTACATCCAAAGAATACCGGACTTTAGTAGGCGTGCAACCCGTCCAGTAATCGCTCGGTCGGCGACAAGGCCAAACCCGTGTTTTTTCCCAAGGGAGCCTAATACACCTTTTAATTTAATCTGCGGTAGTTCTTCCGGAAGCTCTTCGCCTTTCCAGCGTTTAAGTAACACTTGGACAATTTGCTCTGCTTGACCTTCAGCTAATTGCGCACTTGGTGCATGTGGTAAGCTAGCACAGTCGCCTACAACGTACACATGTTCATCGTTAGGTAAATTATGATATTTCGTTAAAATGACCCGACCTTGAGGATCTTTTTCTACATCCAATTCGCGAACGATACGGTTCGGTTGAATACCTGCAGTCCATACAATGACGTCGCATTTAACCGGCTCATCATGATTGTATAAAACGGTTGGCTCAACTTTCGTTACGTTCGCGTTGTTAATGACTTCTACTCCGTGTGTTTCAAACCAGTCTTGAACGTACGTGCTTAAGCGATCTGGGAATGAAGATAAAATGTGTTTTCCACGGTCAAATAATTTAATATGCAGGTCCGGCCGACTTTCCCGTAACTCGCTGGCTAATTCAACGCCGCTTAGTCCAGCACCGACAATTCCGACAACAGAATTTGCTGGTAAGTTATTTAACGCTTGGTACGTGTCTCGGGATTTCTCAATGGATTGAATGCTATACGTGTACTCTTTGGCACCTGGAACGTTATGATATTTATCTTCGCAGCCAAGACCAATAATTAAATCATCATAAGAAATTGATTCTTCATCTTTTAAGTGAACGAGCTTATTTTCTAAATCGATGCCTGTGACTTCCGCATACTTAGCGGTTAACCGTGGATGTTCTGGGAAAGGCACCCGAACATGGTGATCAGAAATGGTTCCAGCAGCTAGTGCGTAATATTCCGTTTTTAAACAATGGTACGGCACCTTGTCTACCAGTGTAATGGAAACGTCTTCCGGTAGATTGTTTGGTAATAAACGGAGGAGAACGCGCATATTTCCATATCCTCCACCAAGAAGCACTAAATGTTTCATGAAAATTTCCCCTTTTGCACAATGCTTATATCTGTCTTGATTCAACTGTGCTTTTTTTCAAAAAATACGTATTTGTCAATTAGTTTTTCTTTTCCATAAAAAAGTATAGCGAAATCCCTGCAAATTCACAACACAATTAGGGAAAATTATTCAAAA contains:
- a CDS encoding NifU family protein, with the protein product MSDQTMKEQVQEVLDKLRPFLLRDGGDCELVDVEDGVVKLRLLGACGSCPSSTITLKAGIERALLEEVPGVVEVEQVF
- a CDS encoding YuzD family protein, translated to MEKVAEIVVYGAEQVCPSCVNLPSSKETYEWLEAAISRKFPNQPFTIKYVDIFQPPEDEEMKAFAIRVIEEDLFYPVVVIEGEIVGEGNPKLKTIYAKLEKYGYRAE
- a CDS encoding D-glycerate dehydrogenase, with amino-acid sequence MTKPYVFITRKLPDEVVEPLSTLAHIEMWPSEDEVVPRDLLLEQAAQANGLLTMLSDQIDEELFEKAPKLQVVANLAVGYDNIDVIAARKRGIIVCNTPDVLTETTADLTFALLMTTARRIVEADRYVREGHWKSWSPLLLAGTDIHHKTIGIFGMGKIGEAVAHRAKGFHMNILYHNRKRNEQAEQQLGAIYCSFEELLSESDFVVCLAPLTEQTKGMFNYDAFRRMKRSAIFINAGRGPIVVEQDLIRALEEKEIRGAGLDVFEKEPIDEHHPLLSFPTVVALPHIGSATEETRYGMMQLAVENIMAVLSGKSPKTPVK
- the yutH gene encoding spore coat protein YutH, producing MTHPILEKYFSIKGAQPVHWKDGYETYIYNGFLYSIVMVTHVEQETMEELYEMSEHLVKEGDRYVATFVLSKQNKFLVTEKDQDFVLLKAPLRYAPSHVRFGRKLGKLHRMGRSIQKTITATSRMGQWKDLWSKRLQQMENVWNEMVREHPNTPFTKYFVESFPYYLGLTETAIQYLVDTEIDDKPLAQDAGTICHEHFYDDAWGKKYWIHHPFDWVFDHASRDLSEWVRGKYFRFTSTFHPDVEQFFGEYQTVNSLSSFSWRLLYARLLFPLHYFECIEEYFLVASEQKQKQLEEQLEKCLRYSTDYERFLSSFYHVARVPLRKYKIPTIKWLGKPVL
- a CDS encoding NAD(P)/FAD-dependent oxidoreductase, with product MKHLVLLGGGYGNMRVLLRLLPNNLPEDVSITLVDKVPYHCLKTEYYALAAGTISDHHVRVPFPEHPRLTAKYAEVTGIDLENKLVHLKDEESISYDDLIIGLGCEDKYHNVPGAKEYTYSIQSIEKSRDTYQALNNLPANSVVGIVGAGLSGVELASELRESRPDLHIKLFDRGKHILSSFPDRLSTYVQDWFETHGVEVINNANVTKVEPTVLYNHDEPVKCDVIVWTAGIQPNRIVRELDVEKDPQGRVILTKYHNLPNDEHVYVVGDCASLPHAPSAQLAEGQAEQIVQVLLKRWKGEELPEELPQIKLKGVLGSLGKKHGFGLVADRAITGRVARLLKSGILWMYKYHNG